The following coding sequences lie in one Apium graveolens cultivar Ventura chromosome 1, ASM990537v1, whole genome shotgun sequence genomic window:
- the LOC141720662 gene encoding vacuolar iron transporter homolog 4-like has product MASLSDVQITIPKDTQAPEKEYFDYSQMAQWLRAAVLGATDGLVSVVSLMMGVGAVIYGIAVMIFTGFAGLVAGACTMAIGEFVYVHSQLDIEVARMKRNKRNEKHVEESEKEQLSNLFQAALAPALAFLLGALVPLLATVFIREHKMSLIVVNADVTFSLVVFGSVGAVLGKTPAVKPCARLLIGGWIIMAITFGLTKLTASHGL; this is encoded by the coding sequence ATGGCTTCTTTAAGTGATGTCCAAATTACAATTCCTAAGGATACCCAAGCACCCGAAAAAGAGTACTTTGATTACTCACAAATGGCACAATGGCTTCGAGCAGCAGTTTTAGGAGCCACTGATGGATTGGTTTCAGTTGTTTCACTAATGATGGGTGTAGGAGCTGTTATATATGGTATTGCAGTCATGATATTTACTGGTTTTGCTGGATTAGTAGCTGGTGCATGCACTATGGCTATAGGGGAGTTTGTATATGTGCACTCTCAGCTTGATATTGAGGTAGCTCGGATGAAAAGAAATAAGAGAAATGAGAAGCATGTTGAAGAAAGTGAAAAGGAACAATTGTCAAATCTCTTTCAGGCTGCGTTAGCACCTGCTCTTGCATTTTTGTTAGGGGCTCTAGTCCCATTACTAGCTACTGTCTTTATACGTGAACATAAGATGAGTCTTATTGTGGTAAATGCTGATGTAACCTTTTCACTGGTTGTGTTTGGATCTGTTGGAGCAGTGTTAGGAAAGACTCCGGCTGTGAAGCCTTGTGCCAGGCTGCTGATTGGTGGTTGGATAATAATGGCTattacctttggcttaacaaaGTTGACCGCATCTCATGGATTGTAA